From the genome of Aspergillus fumigatus Af293 chromosome 1, whole genome shotgun sequence, one region includes:
- a CDS encoding putative gelsolin repeat protein, translated as MAVTTDADSSEDVNDFLQRIRELGEKRDKEDEERTKKLEEEIMQSRKERQARRAERARSISPTKDSPVLDSARLSISSLSLRGIDPPEQLSPTPRTPEHATGARSDPFRDDTSIGTNGEREVSKLDGREMESSPRAATTSPLTRSRAGTLSWQQRPSSRDVSGNRSVFPPSPTRSPTRLNRLSGLSNFSNDDQKNIRSPLTLSPFSKDATTSQTTRPEETPDSITRGIAKEKPDAGKTDQGSIHTNDEGTETNPEVPPGDEKQSSQPEVGEERSPSPSRASSTFGDSSLGHRYSSISSVSTATGLGSPVPLSSIQKLEPEQVATPPSPRRISPERSRSTSPTKGLGGFVQSAMMKRSDSVSKRWSAQLPSGVSRGVNSFASNRNSIAGLASGDAHAPASPSRLGREDPFIASKRPSSSHSEATIVHNAKESERPATPPVVNKVETDEATARPTLHIRALSTLSGNGHDSDSNSLPSTSPVVSRTMDPRRWSPTKSTWLESALNRPDSPKHKRQHSQQTSWAKDRQSRASVDLGRVNSFKEVTTVGLMRSAAPGSHYKTPSVSGIPDLPSNLDINKSKESRDQPLSYSVDSEPSPAETLKVEPTPDHETTQKVDNTRESVDMKPEASPTKKEGGPEGKSEDAPTRKHAPSLLVPVKKSETCAPLSSPRDPLSNRPKPQSPVIDFRANLRKREITKDEAPKQEPEFKNVFGKLKKTESSTYVAPDELRNNILKGKAALNATGGPKKTSKVDDLKESILRQKEAMKATGGLLRRNTAGEIDAPAKMIPEAIAKRNNLSKSSSSSRSTHSGGALASPSSEDNSAPNDLRNDQKSPSFPRKDEQAQEAQSSQTAAEVSTPNEGKEQLADLASSEAGNGEIKKGDVENQLITDSAVTAENTSEIRDKQIEEAIKPVRALPSGTVAEAAEAPAATEGLPTKGQLAGRINPALAGLLSRGPLIIGGNSNKHFSTDSIREGSSKFSDTQATAPLAHMTKNRAKGPKRRPPKLAVTELTTPLANDAATIPENDNSSSDFHETGLAPSSSQDIAKTSVGWPLPDAETTGPIVSEPTLPPLTYTASEKPVEFKRTIPHLMERRLEQKLAHRDSKSSLDINPSPSPMDDLEDIENLGDSPSRRPTLPPKPSMSPSSPAPVQIRSSPHQYSSPSSSPLRTSFRENRLQSPRATLQKSPKNFTSGGSIENSRDKALPSPPVPSKWSKISADQQSLSTRSSVSLVPQAEESLEVISSFFKTLPNSKDRVNIDTQLMLTSKTDDLRIRTLKRQLWEITGDGKRQDLPVNQEYILYEGSMYLCLHVFESEGVARSETHLWCGDDVTDAAMDDALPFSRKVSRENGCKLEVIKQGKETSRFIQALGGILITRRGANSRSSSSAIFMLCGRKHLGQMVFDEVNFLKSSLCSGFSYVISAMFGKLYLWKGKGSTAEEIGAARLIGMDLGLTGEFEEVAEGEEPESFFEVFSHHRDAEEPMRSDYWRLKPNHDHYRLRLFRVDHELGQRTGGFWLRRVSGSASPVIRPNDTVQEIVPFCQKDITSKGIYILDTFFEIYVIVGEQASQRPAEFASAVVFAHEYGILAASLQDRPFIPNSLVSIGGIPESARSAFRKWEKPSGQMRPQVFPLNAAIESIRS; from the exons ATGGCAGTTACTACCGATGCGGACAGTTCCGAGGATGTCAATGACTTCCTCCAGCGGATTCGGGAGCTAGGCGAGAAACGCGATaaggaggacgaggaacGGACCAAGAAGTTAGAGGAGGAAATCATGCAGAGTCGCAAGGAGAGGCAGGCTCGGAGAGCTG AACGAGCACGGTCGATTTCGCCAACAAAGGACTCCCCAGTATTGGATTCCGCTCGGTTAAGCATTTCTTCCCTCAGCCTGCGTGGGATCGACCCTCCAGAACAACTCTCGCCCACACCTCGGACACCTGAACATGCCACAGGCGCCAGATCCGACCCCTTTCGAGACGACACGTCAATTGGTACAAATGGTGAACGGGAAGTGTCAAAACTAGACGGGAGGGAGATGGAATCCTCACCGAGAGCAGCTACTACTTCACCTCTTACGCGCAGTAGAGCAGGGACTCTGTCCTGGCAACAACGACCGTCGTCTCGGGATGTGAGCGGCAACAGATCGGTtttccctccctctcctACGCGCTCCCCGACCCGTCTCAATCGACTGAGTGGCTTGTCTAATTTCTCGAACGATGATCAAAAAAATATTCGCAGTCCGCTGACGCTTTCGCCTTTCTCCAAGGATGCTACCACCAGTCAGACAACAAGACCGGAGGAAACTCCCGATTCAATCACTAGAGGGATTGCCAAGGAAAAGCCGGACGCTGGAAAGACTGACCAAGGCTCAATCCACACGAACGACGAGGGCACTGAAACGAATCCAGAAGTTCCTCCTGGGGATGAGAAGCAGAGCTCACAACCGGAAGtcggagaagaaagatcGCCTTCCCCATCTAGGGCAAGCTCGACTTTCGGGGATAGTAGTTTGGGACATCGATACTCGAGCATATCTTCTGTCTCGACGGCAACTGGACTCGGATCTCCCGTACCCCTTTCAAGCATCCAAAAGCTCGAGCCAGAACAGGTCGCGACACCTCCCTCCCCGAGGCGCATTTCCCCCGAGCGTTCACGTTCAACGTCGCCGACAAAAGGGCTTGGAGGCTTTGTGCAGAGTGCCATGATGAAGCGGTCGGATAGTGTctcgaagagatggagtGCACAGTTACCGTCAGGGGTTAGCCGAGGAGTCAACTCGTTTGCCAGCAACCGCAATAGCATTGCTGGCCTAGCTTCTGGCGATGCACATGCTCCTGCATCTCCGTCGAGGCTTGGCCGCGAGGACCCGTTCATTGCGTCTAAGAGACCAAGTTCTAGCCACAGTGAGGCAACGATTGTCCATAATGCGAAGGAGAGCGAAAGACCGGCAACGCCGCCGGTAGTGAACAAGGTGGAGACAGACGAAGCTACCGCCAGACCTACACTTCACATCAGAGCTCTCAGCACATTGAGCGGAAATGGACACGACTCCGACTCAAATTCGTTGCCGTCCACGAGCCCGGTTGTCTCGAGGACCATGGATCCCAGGCGCTGGAGTCCCACAAAATCGACATGGCTGGAGAGCGCTCTTAATCGACCCGACTCACCAAAGCACAAGAGGCAGCACTCACAGCAAACATCATGGGCGAAAGATCGACAATCAAGGGCAAGCGTAGATCTGGGCCGCGTGAACAGCTTCAAGGAAGTCACTACAGTCGGGCTCATGCGTTCCGCAGCACCTGGCAGTCATTATAAGACTCCGAGTGTTTCTGGGATCCCGGATCTACCAAGTAATCTGGACATCAACAAATCTAAGGAATCCAGGGACCAACCATTGTcctactctgtagacagcGAACCCAGCCCTGCAGAGACACTTAAGGTTGAACCTACACCCGATCATGAGACTACTCAGAAGGTGGATAATACTCGCGAATCCGTGGATATGAAGCCCGAAGCTTCGCCTACAAAGAAAGAAGGTGGACCGGAAGGCAAGAGCGAGGATGCTCCAACACGCAAACATGCACCTTCCCTCCTAGTACCCGTCAAAAAAAGTGAGACCTGTGcacctctctcttctccccGAGACCCTTTATCGAACAGACCAAAGCCACAATCTCCTGTGATAGATTTCCGTGCAAATTTGCGAAAGCGAGAAATTACGAAAGACGAAGCACCGAAACAAGAACCGGAGTTCAAGAATGTGTTTGGCAAATTAAAGAAAACTGAATCTTCGACTTACGTCGCCCCAGATGAGCTCAGAAATAATATCCTGAAGGGCAAAGCAGCGCTGAATGCGACAGGCGGCCCGAAGAAGACCTCGAAGGTTGATGATCTGAAGGAAAGTATCTTGAGGCAGAAAGAGGCAATGAAAGCGACTGGAGGCTTACTTAGGCGTAATACGGCCGGAGAAATCGATGCCCCTGCGAAGATGATTCCAGAAGCGATTGCCAAACGGAATAACCTATCTAAAtctagcagcagcagtaggaGCACCCATTCGGGTGGTGCCTTGGCTTCGCCGTCCTCTGAAGACAATTCAGCACCGAATGATCTCAGAAATGACCAGAAGTCGCCTTCTTTCCCGCGTAAGGACGAACAGGCGCAGGAGGCACAGTCCTCGCAGACTGCAGCAGAGGTTTCAACGCCCAACGAAGGGAAAGAACAGCTTGCAGATTTAGCATCTTCTGAGGCTGGAAATggggagatcaagaagggtGATGTCGAGAATCAGTTGATCACAGACTCAGCGGTCACCGCAGAGAACACGTCTGAGATAAGGGACAAGCAGATTGAAGAGGCCATCAAACCGGTGCGTGCTCTGCCGTCGGGGACTGTTGCGGAGGCTGCAGAAGCGCCTGCTGCTACTGAAGGTCTTCCTACTAAAGGTCAACTCGCAGGCCGAATAAACCCTGCCTTGGCGGGTCTCTTGTCTCGCGGCCCTCTTATTATCGGTGGGAACTCAAACAAGCACTTCTCGACAGACTCAATACGGGAAGGCAGCTCCAAATTCTCCGACACCCAGGCTACTGCACCTCTTGCTCATATGACGAAGAACCGTGCGAAGGGGCCGAAAAGACGCCCACCTAAGCTTGCAGTCACGGAATTGACAACGCCGCTGGCCAACGATGCTGCGACCATTCCAGAGAATGATAACTCTTCATCTGATTTTCATGAAACGGGACTAGCGCCATCATCCAGTCAAGATATTGCGAAGACTTCTGTCGGTTGGCCGCTTCCGGACGCTGAAACGACTGGGCCCATCGTTTCTGAGCCGACTCTGCCTCCACTGACTTATACAGCCTCTGAAAAACCAGTGGAATTCAAGCGAACCATACCGCATCTTATGGAGCGTAGACTGGAGCAAAAGCTCGCACACCGGGACTCTAAGTCTTCGCTGGATATAAACCCTTCGCCTTCCCCCATGGACGATCTGGAAGACATCGAAAATCTTGGAGACTCTCCCTCGCGAAGACCGACTCTCCCGCCAAAGCCAAGTATGTCGCCCTCGTCACCCGCTCCAGTGCAAATCCGGAGTTCTCCACATCAATATTCGTcaccctcctcttctcctctcaGGACAAGCTTTAGAGAGAACCGACTTCAGTCTCCTCGAGCAACTCTGCAGAAATCCCCGAAGAACTTTACATCTGGTGGTTCGATCGAAAACTCTCGAGATAAAGCATTGCCTTCCCCTCCTGTTCCTTCTAAATGGAGTAAAATATCTGCCGACCAACAGTCCTTATCGACGAGATCATCAGTGTCTTTGGTACCTCAGGCCGAGGAATCCCTTGAAGTCATTTCAAGCTTTTTCAAGACTTTGCCAAACTCAAAAGATCGCGTGAACATTGACACGCAATTGATGCTTACTAGCAAGACCGACGATCTCAGAATTAGGACTCTGAAGAGGCAACTTTGGGAGATTACTGGTGATGGGAAGAGGCAGGACCTTCCTGTAAACCAGGAATACATTCTTTATGAAGGAAGTATGTACCTGTGCCTACATGTGTTTGAGTCGGAAGGAGTTGCACGCTCTGAAACCCACCTCTGGTGCGGTGACGACGTGACTGATGCAGCCATGGACGATGCTCTGCCATTCTCCCGCAAAGTTTCCAGGGAAAACGGCTGCAAACTAGAGGTTATCAAGCAAGGCAAAGAGACTTCCAGATTCATCCAAGCCCTTGGTGGGATCCTTATCACACGCCGTGGGGCTAATTCCCGCTCCAGCTCTTCTGCCATCTTTATGCTCTGCGGACGAAAGCATCTCGGTCAAATGGTGTTTGACGAGGTCAACTTCCTAAAAAGCAGTCTTTGCTCAGGCTTCTCTTATGTAATTTCTGCCATGTTTGGCAAATTGTATCTGTGGAAGGGCAAAGGAAGTACTGCTGAAGAGATTGGCGCCGCCCGCCTCATTGGCATGGATCTCGGCCTGACGGGCGAATTCGAAGAAGTGGCGGAAGGAGAGGAACCTGAAAGCTTTTTTGAGGTCTTCTCGCACCACAGAGACGCCGAAGAACCCATGCGCTCAGATTACTGGCGGCTGAAACCGAACCATGACCATTATCGCCTGAGACTGTTCCGAGTAGACCACGAGCTGGGTCAGCGAACGGGCGGTTTTTGGCTTCGACGAGTGTCGGGGTCGGCTTCCCCTGTGATTAGACCCAATGACACCGTTCAGGAAATTGTGCCATTCTGCCAGAAGGACATCACGTCTAAAGGAATCTACATCCTGGACACCTTCTTTGAGATTTACGT TATTGTTGGTGAACAAGCATCTCAACGACCTGCCGAATTCGCGTCAGCAGTCGTGTTTGCGCATGAATATGGTATTCTGGCTGCGTCCCTTCAGGATCGGCCATTCATTCCCAACAGCCTTGTCTCCATCGGAGGTATCCCCGAGTCGGCTCGCAGCGCATTTCGCAAATGGGAGAAACCGTCTGGACAAATGCGTCCTCAAGTGTTTCCTCTAAACGCGGCAATTGAGTCTATTCGCTCTTGA
- a CDS encoding ADP-ribosylation factor-like protein 2, giving the protein MLSILRKARLKDKEMRILMLGLDNAGKTTIVKQIMNEDVRTVSPTLGFIIKTIDFEGYRLNIWDVGGQKTLRSYWKNYFEKTDTLVWVVDATDRLRVDDCRDELAGLLLEERLMGASLLIFLNKTDVEGCMTEDEVRERLRLDSIKTHKWTILPCSAMTGKNLYEGLQWVVQDAKDRLFLY; this is encoded by the exons ATGCTGTCAATATTGAGAAAAGCTCGCTTAAAGGACAAGGAGATGAGAATTTTGATGCT TGGTCTTGATAATGCTGGGAAGACAACGATTGTGAAGCAGATCATGAACGAAGATGTCAGAACTGTCAGCCCTACACTGGGCTTCATTATTAAAACAATAGATTTTGAAGG ATATAGATTGAACATAT GGGACGTCGGGGGGCAGAAAACCCTTCGGTCATATTGGAAAAACTACTTTGAGAAGACCGACACACTTGTCTGGGTGGTAGATGCAACAGACCGTCTTCGAGTTGATGATTGCCGGGATGAACTCGCGGGCCTACTCCTCGAAGAG CGCCTGATGGGAGCAAGTCTCTTGATATTCTTAAATAAGACAGATGTAGAGGGATGTATGACGGAAGATGAAGTCCGTGAA CGGCTTCGCCTGGATTCAATAAAGACCCATAAATGGACTATATTGCCCTGTAGTGCCATGACAGGCAAGAATCTATATGAAGGCTTACAATGGGTAGTGCAGGATGCAAAAGACAGACTTTTCCTCTACTGA
- a CDS encoding N-acetyltransferase family protein gives MAKDELQEANQQSHQVGDRPNKTDSIGSDEVVMNRGANFKGRNQRQLWGGSVHLNSDSRYRARPRTTQQIPRQNANGTPNRPAAMENHTTEDDVRCQIKGPPSAQKTANKAPSLEALDELKRLQKEIVLQAHLNRYKDHEDDTANPESLAKCRDGPGTDPKSDVYKSIARCRLTANPNATSSHPGSSPEDKFEGDVNDRYFVDEIRSRVQKFYAAKLGAQRESYHNSVSVYPAIVDGQIFLSRYPSAEHERPEKTLSNTERQTGSQDGSHKPEHCSMVKWEDRWELRPRACSTYEGFRDWFRHWLEMETGDSPNIDIHHQTFFDGTAHMDGIKSFYILDLGDVPTRLDMTSEATRLHYHETAEGYCHNLALHMRAAEEEAKTRRKQARDAFIEGLKVCSPKDPNSPRANVYLRSVEDGDVPGLLMIMNWYGQKSNLSSNLGTLDEQDVRQRIEDSRRAKLPFIVAAERRRGPSVHDTPENIFGYALARDSLGLQTTGRYTAELEIFIKPDQKRRGIGKCLLDKLIEVCDVTYVPKRGIFYDAGCDDKTGFYPGGSRTLKRLVFIISYSVPERSQIKWLIDWLERDYHFEQQGVLKGARVKFERFLDVSYLTRNAGYDDGDAFHA, from the exons ATGGCCAAAGACGAGCTTCAGGAAGCTAACCAGCAGTCACATCAAGTAGGAGACCGTCCAAACAAGACTGACAGCATTGGATCCGACGAAGTCGTCATGAATCGAGGGGCCAATTTCAAAGGTCGCAATCAAAGACAGCTTTGGGGCGGAAGCGTACATCTGAACAGCGATTCCCGGTATAGGGCTCGTCCAAGAACAACACAGCAGATACCAAGGCAGAATGCCAATGGGACACCAAACAGACCTGCTGCGATGGAAAATCACACTACTGAGGACGATGTTCGCTGCCAAATCAAAGGTCCGCCCAGCGCGCAAAAGACTGCAAACAAGGCTCCATCTCTAGAGGCCCTAGACGAGTTAAAGCGTCTTCAGAAAGAGATTGTTTTGCAAGCCCACCTGAATCGCTACAAAGACCATGAAGACGACACAGCAAATCCAGAGAGCCTTGCAAAATGCAGGGACGGTCCAGGCACCGATCCAAAATCAGATGTCTACAAAAGCATCGCAAGGTGTAGGCTCACAGCCAATCCAAATGCAACTTCTTCCCATCCAGGCTCTAGTCCAGAGGACAAGTTCGAAGGAGACGTGAATGATAGATACTTCGTTGATGAAATCAGGTCTCGCGTCCAGAAGTTTTACGCTGCGAAACTTGGTGCTCAGCGTGAATCTTATCATAACAGCGTGTCCGTGTATCCGGCCATTGTTGACGGCCAGATCTTTCTTTCACGCTACCCAAGTGCGGAGCATGAACGTCCTGAGAAAACTCTATCAAATACTGAGCGGCAGACTGGCAGTCAGGACGGCAGTCATAAGCCAGAGCACTGCTCCATGGTTAAATGGGAGGATAGGTGGGAGCTGCGTCCTCGTGCTTGCTCTACCTATGAAGGCTTTCGTGATTGGTTCCGTCATTGGTTAGAGATGGAAACAGGCGATAGCCCCAACATTGACATACACCACCAAACCTTTTTTGACGGGACGGCGCATATGGATGGGATCAAATCTTTCTACATTCTTGACTTGGGAGACGTCCCAACTCGTTTGGACATGACGAGTGAAGCAACACGTCTCCATTATCATGAAACGGCCGAAGGCTACTGCCACAACCTTGCATTACATATGAGAgcggcggaagaggaggcgAAGACGCGCAGAAAACAAGCTCGAGATGCCTTCATAGAAGGTCTGAAGGTCTGTTCTCCAAAGGATCCGAATAGTCCTAGAGCAAACGTCTATCTTCGCAGTGTGGAAGACGGTGATGTACCAGGACTGCTCATGATTATGAATTGGTACGGCCAAAAGTCAAACTTGAGTTCAAACTTAGGAACACTTGACGAACAAGACGTGCGTCAGCGAATTGAGGATAGCAGGCGTGCGAAATTGCCATTTATTGTGGCTGCAGAGCGCAGACGAGGACCATCCGTCCACGACACCCCGGAGAACATTTTCGGATATGCTTTGGCTAGAGATTCCTTGGGGCTTCAGACCACAGGTCGATACACAGCGGAGCTAGAAATTTTTATCAAACCGGACCAAAAACGCCGAGGCATCGGAAAATGTCTCTTGGACAAACTGATTGAAGTTTGTGACGTTACTTACGTTCCCAAAAGGGGCATCTTCTACGATGCCGGTTGCGATGACAAGACTGGCTTTTACCCGGGCGGTTCCCGAACTCTCAAACGCCTTGTTTTTATTATCAGCTATTCCGTTCCTGAGAGGTCCCAGATCAAGTGGCTCATCGACTGGCTGGAAAGGGATTACCACTTTGAACAGCAAGGCGTGCTCAAGGGGGCCCGAGTCAAGTTCGAGCGATT CCTTGATGTCAGCTACCTTACTCGCAACGCGGGTTACGACGACGGTGATGCATTTCATGCTTGA